Proteins from a single region of Arctopsyche grandis isolate Sample6627 chromosome 1, ASM5162203v2, whole genome shotgun sequence:
- the LOC143917637 gene encoding facilitated trehalose transporter Tret1-like, with translation MEHHFIGNIQFARIIIKLVVVAALAVSLAPFAAGLGKGYSSPAIASLQQLRPRRPFNGSATHDISVSDQQASWVASLSLLGALFGGVMGGVAMRHGRRKVLLVMSLPFSLSWILTVFATSVEMMFFTSFMGGFCCSIVSMVSQVYVSEISLPDIRGCLNAVLKIVGHLGVLISSTVGAYLDWQQLAMFISIAPIMLFCTMIYIPETPSYLVLCGKDEEAYKSLTWLRGPGSDIMQELATIRAHVIATKSFKNRNIQVAGSNTMNALLTARIGGPVLITCGLMLFQRFSGAHAFNFYAVPIFRKTFGGMNPHGGAIAVSFVQLLASCLSGLLIDTVGRLPLLIASSVFMSMALAGFGSYAYYEEVHRNQRLQNVVLAQNAGQNDWIPLLCVLVFTVAFSLGMSPISWLLIGELFPLEFRATGSALATAFSYLCAFIGVKTFVDFQQMFGLHGAFWLYAVISIGGLCFVVCCVPETKGRDLDEMDPKSVQNFTIKR, from the exons ATGGAGCATCACTTTATTGGAAATATTCAATTCGCGAGGATCATAATAAAGTTGGTG GTGGTAGCTGCCCTTGCAGTGTCTTTGGCTCCATTTGCCGCTGGTCTTGGAAAAGGTTACAGCTCTCCAGCGATAGCTTCTCTTCAACAACTTAGACCCAGAAGACCGTTCAACGGCAGTGCTACCCACGATATATCTGTTTCTGATCAACAAGCTTCTTGGGTCGCCAGTCTTTCCTTGcttg gAGCACTATTCGGTGGAGTGATGGGAGGTGTTGCGATGAGACATGGACGTCGCAAGGTGCTGCTGGTGATGTCACTTCCGTTTAGTTTGTCGTGGATTTTGACAGTTTTTGCTACTTCTGTTGAGATGATGTTTTTCACATCTTTCATGGGCGGATTTTGCTGTTCGATTGTTTCTATGGTGTCGCAG gttTATGTGAGCGAAATATCCCTTCCTGATATTAGGGGTTGCTTGAACGCAGTTCTGAAAATCGTCGGTCATCTCGGCGTGCTGATTTCATCCACGGTTGGAGCATATTTGGATTGGCAACAGCTGGCCATGTTTATATCCATAGCACCCATTATGCTGTTCTGCACGATGATTTACATACCGGAAACACCCAGCTACTTAGTTCTGTGTGGCAAAGACGAGGAGGCTTACAAATCCCTGACGTGGTTGCGTGGACCTGGTTCGGACATCATGCAAGAATTGGCCACTATAAGGGCTCACGTCATAGCCACGAAGAGCTTcaaaaacagaaacatacaaGTGGCCGGTAGTAACACTATGAATGCTTTGCTCACAGCTCGGATTGGAGGCCCAGTGCTCATAACTTGCGGTCTTATGCTATTTCAGAGGTTCTCCGGAGCGCATGCTTTCAACTTTTACGCTGTGCCTATTTTCAGAAAGACGTTTGGAGGTATGAACCCACATGGGGGAGCTATAGCCGTGAGTTTCGTACAACTCTTGGCTTCTTGCCTATCCGGTCTTTTGATAGATACTGTAGGTCGTCTGCCTCTGCTGATAGCCAGCTCTGTATTCATGTCGATGGCTCTAGCTGGGTTTGGTAGTTATGCTTACTACGAGGAGGTGCACAGGAACCAGCGGTTGCAGAATGTGGTCTTGGCTCAAAACGCAGGTCAGAATGATTGGATTCCTCTGCTCTGCGTTCTAGTCTTCACAGTAGCCTTCTCCCTGGGTATGAGTCCGATATCGTGGCTGCTGATAGGAGAGTTGTTTCCTTTGGAGTTTCGAGCCACGGGCAGTGCTCTGGCAACAGCTTTCAGTTACCTATGTGCTTTCATTGGAGTTAAAACCTTCGTCGACTTCCAGCAAATGTTCGGATTGCACGGTGCTTTTTGGTTATATGCCGTCATATCAATCGGAGGTCTCTGTTTTGTCGTATGTTGCGTCCCAGAAACCAAAGGCAGAGATTTGGATGAAATGGATCCAAAGTCTGTGCAAAATTTTACGATAAAAAGATAG
- the MED20 gene encoding mediator complex subunit 20 translates to MGVTILQQYPMSDNKTGLQVIDFLTKRIAALGAVQSGQFLVDCETYLSLPQMGPQKTVHILHNSEQPASVFSILESGNKTIHVVADGLFDLLMLKLSNHYTSKKQTKMESKGPRFELGDFCIKLGSVTMNQTFKGVLVEVEYRPCVIPGAVWDLIREFMQGFLGTLVLQQPPQYIINRLNEIYQPMDTIHQYLENFSSYRKAMSLRPN, encoded by the exons atgggCGTAACTAT TTTGCAGCAATATCCTATGTCTGATAATAAGACTGGTCTTCAAGTGATAGATTTCCTCACCAAGCGTATTGCCGCCCTCGGAGCCGTTCAAAGTGGACAGTTCCTTGTGGATTGTGAAACTTATTTGTCGCTTCCTCAAATGg gTCCCCAAAAGACAGTACACATTTTGCACAATTCAGAACAGCCGGCGTCGGTGTTTTCTATTTTAGAAAGTGGAAATAAAACCATCCACGTTGTAGCCGATGGTTTGTTCGATTTGTTGATGTTGAAATTGTCAAATCATTACACATCAAAAAAGCAGACTAAAATGGAATCCAAAGGGCCTAGATTTGAACTAGGAGATTTTTGTATAAAACTAGGATCTGTAACGATGAATCAAACGTTCAAAGGCGTCTTAGTAGAA GTAGAATACAGACCTTGCGTAATACCCGGTGCTGTTTGGGATCTTATACGTGAGTTTATGCAGGGGTTTTTAGGAACCTTAGTCTTGCAACAACCGCCGCAATACATAATCAAcagattaaatgaaatataccaGCCGATGGATACTATTCATcaatatttagaaaattttagCTCTTACAGAAAAGCCATGAGCTTACGACCCAATTGA